In Vulpes lagopus mitochondrion, complete genome, a genomic segment contains:
- the ATP6 gene encoding ATP synthase F0 subunit 6 has product MNENLFASFATPTMMGLPIAVLIVMFPSILFPSPNRLINNRLISIQQWLIQLTSKQMLMIHNQKGRTWALMLMSLIMFIGSTNLLGLLPHSFTPTTQLSMNLGMAIPLWAGTVITGFRHKTKASLAHFLPQGTPLPLIPMLVIIETISLFIQPMALAVRLTANITAGHLLIHLIGGATLALINISATTALITFTILVLLTILEFAVALIQAYVFTLLVSLYLHDNT; this is encoded by the coding sequence ATGAACGAAAATCTATTCGCCTCTTTCGCTACCCCCACAATAATGGGCCTACCAATCGCTGTATTAATTGTAATATTTCCATCTATTCTATTCCCATCACCTAACCGACTAATTAATAATCGACTAATCTCTATTCAACAGTGATTAATTCAACTTACATCTAAACAAATACTAATAATCCACAATCAAAAAGGACGAACCTGGGCCCTTATGCTAATATCACTAATTATATTTATTGGCTCAACCAATCTCCTCGGGCTATTACCCCACTCGTTTACACCCACAACCCAGTTATCTATAAATCTAGGGATAGCAATTCCCCTGTGAGCAGGGACAGTAATTACCGGGTTCCGCCACAAAACTAAAGCTTCTTTAGCACATTTCTTACCTCAAGGCACACCCCTCCCCCTAATCCCCATGCTAGTAATTATCGAAACAATTAGCCTATTCATCCAGCCTATGGCCTTGGCCGTCCGATTAACAGCTAACATCACCGCAGGGCACCTATTAATCCATCTGATCGGAGGAGCCACTCTAGCCCTAATTAATATCAGTGCTACCACGGCCCTTATTACCTTTACAATCCTGGTTTTACTTACCATCCTCGAATTCGCCGTCGCTCTTATCCAAGCTTATGTCTTTACACTACTAGTAAGTCTATACTTACATGACAACACCTAA